The DNA sequence CCTTGAAATTCAAAAATTCGGTTGTTTCTGGCTTGCTCAATTGAATCAACCGGGTCGTTTTTGTGCCATTCGATTAGACGACACAACATACCAAAGTTAGGTTCGCCTGACGAAGTGATGCGATTAACTAAGGTTAAATCAGGAGTTGTTGCATCGAATCCCTCATATCGAGTGTCCATGTAGAACATCATTCGCGCTACATCACCTTTAACCGCGTCACGAGGCTCAAAAGAATCGCTATCTACTCGGTTTGCTGGTGCTTCTGAAAGTGGGTTGTCACTGTTATCAAAGTCGTAGTTGCTGCGAGAGGAGTTAATGCTGATGTCGGAAGGGCGAAGGTGGTGAATGTCTGAGTAGGCTAGGGCACTTGAGCTTGAGAAGCCATGGCTTTTAGCCCAAACATGTTCACGGTTCCAGTTGTCTGGATTGCTGCTTTGCTCACCGCTGCCGTTATTAAATTTAGGAATTGAAATCCCTTTGTAAATTAATAAAACGTTGTCAGGGTTGGCAGGGTCTTCATCCGTTTCGGTTAATGCGGTCCAAACTTCCGAGTAAGTCAATTTTTTGTGATTTCGACTTATTACCGCGTTTAACGCTGATTTTATTTCTAACTGCGTTTGGCCATTTGCAATGGCGGCAAGCACTTCCGCGTAATATTCGTTACTGTTATACGTGTCGGCATTTTCTATGGTTGATAATGTCGGACAGTTATAACACGCGTTTGAGACCGTTTCGGCATGCGTTGCACCTGTAAACAAGGCCAGCACAATACCTGTGTAGGTTGTCTTCATTATGATTCCTTTGTGGATTTAATTTTTATAAGTGCACTTTTTATTATTTTTATCGCGGCGCAATTTTCCCTTATTCTTGTGACAAAATCATTAAAAACTGGACTCAAGTTCAGTTGACAGGATGATATTTTTGGAAAGATATACTTCCAGTGGTGTGACCAGTTGCATTTTCCTTTTTGCATTTTCTTTTTTACTAATCGTTTACTAGGGTTATAGTTGAGCCAAGTTGCAAGGTGTGGAGTCACGCTTGAGAAAAGAATTTGAAAAGTTATTGCTTGATATTAGTCAACGAAAAGAAATAGATGGTGGTGACTTAACCGTTGCGGGTACTAAGATCGTCTCGGCATGTCGGCACGGACTAGATATAGGTCGTGCAAGTGTCTGGAAGGTAACCAAAGAAGGTATAACCTGTCAGATCTTGATGCACAAAACCGAAATTGAAATTGAAAACGGCGTAGAGTTACTCCGTTCTGATTTTCCTTCTTACTTTTCTGCAATAGATACAGAACGCGCATTGATTGCACATGACGCCGAAAATGACCCCGCAACCTCTGAATTTAGAGATGTCTACTTACGACCATTAAGCATTAAGTCAATGTTAGATATCCCTATCCGCTATCGCGGCAAAATGTATGGGATCATTTGTTGTGAACACGTTGGGTCAACAACTCGGCACTGGCAAGACGATGAGGTACTATTTGTTTCGACGCTCGCTGAACTATATGGCCGAGCCATTAGCGCTAATTATCGCTGCGAATACGAGAACGTGCTAAAAGCGGTCAATGCCAACCTTGAAGAAGTGATTGCAGAAAGGACTCTAGAACTTGAAAAAAGTTTAGAAGAGTTGAAAGAAACACAGTCACAGTTAGTAGAAAGTGAAAAAATGGCAGCATTAGGTCATTTAGTATCTGGCGTTGCCCATGAAGTAAATACACCATTAGGCGTAGCTGTCACTTCGATCAGTGCAATGAAAGAGCGTTTAGATGCAGTTTTCGATGCTTTAGCCAAACAAACCCTTACTCAATCATTATTACAAAGTACTTTAGAGAATAATCGCGAAGCGATAGATCTTGCTTTATCCAACTTAGGTGTCGCCGCCAATTTAATTAATGACTTTAAAAAAATTGCCGTAGATCAAACCCATATCGAATTAACAGAGATCGAACTCAAAGATTACTTGCAACACGTACTAAACACACTCAGTGCTGATGCCAATGCAAAAGAAGTGGCGTTAAACTATGAGGCTTCTAATGAGGTCATTTTAAAAACCTATCCAGGAAACGTTGCCCAGGTTATTTCAAATATAGTTAAGAATTGCTTTCACCACGCATTTGAGGAAGAAACCAAGGGGGACGGTTTTCAAGCATCAGTCAATGTCGCTTTATCCACTCACGTACAAGCCAGCGGAATAAAGCAATGTGTTATCGAAGTAAGTGATAATGGCAGTGGCATGACTCCAGAAGAACTAGAAAAAATCTTTGAACCATTTTATACAACTGCAAGAGGCAAAGGTCGTAAAGGACTTGGTTTAGCAGTGGCTTACAATACAGTGGTCGGGCAGCTAAAGGGCAATTTAAATGTGAGTTCAGACAAAGGCAAAGGAACTAGATTTAGAGTGTATTTACCAATGGAGGCTGATTGAGCAATCGTGACAGTGTTTCCAATTGCTCAAAAAGCTTTTAGATAGCCGTTACAAACTGGTTACGTCCACCTTCTTTTGCCTTGTAAAGACATTCATCGGCACGCTTTATTACTTCATTTATAGAACCGTCAGAGCTTTCAACTTGAGATGCTCCTAAGCTAAATGTCATTGCAAAGTCTTCTTCAATATTGTCGATTTCTATTTGGCTGACGTTTGTTTTGATTCGCTCAAAAATGGTTTTGATGTCTTCCAAATTGGTATTTGTCAGTACAACAAGCCACTCTTCACCGCCATAACGGCCAAACATGTCTTGGCTTCGAATCGAACTTTTTATCGCTTTTGCGTACGCAACAAGAACCGCATCACCGACTTCGTGACCAAAGTTATCATTGATCTTTTTAAAGTAATCCAAATCAATAATGGCAATGGTAAGAGGCTGCTTGGTGCGTTTGGTGATTTGAAATTGACGCTCTGCAAATTGCAAAATGGCTCTGCGGTTTGGGGCGTCAGTTAGGTGATCTTTAAGGGCCATTTGCTGGAAGTGATTTCGGTTTAACAATAACCTATGTAACAAGAAACCAATCACCAACAATACAATAACAACGAAGGCTAAAATTAATCGCCACACTAAGCCTTCACGTTGCTTTTGTTGTAGTTTCAGCTCTTTCAACTCATTTTCACGTTGTAAAACGCGATTGTCGTTCTCTTTCTTTTCCATGTCATAGTGGACAAGAAGTTCTTCATGCTTTTCGTGACTCATGCGTTCGTGCATTTTTTGTAAGTCTTTAGTAACTTGAGTTTGAAGGTCGAACGCTGTTTTGAAGTCTCCTTTGGCTGCTGACAACTTTGCCTGTTGACGCATTAACCCAATAGTCAGGTCATTTTCGCTTTGTTTTAACTCATTGGTGAGAGATTCTAGATAAACGATTTCTTTTTCTGCTTTTTCTACTTCACCCATTTCAATCAGACTATTAACTCTGCCCAATTGAATGTTCATTATGTTGCGTTTGTCTTTGTTTTCTTCAAAAAATGGCAAAGCTTGATTGTAATAAAGCAGTGCTTTTTCGTAGCTTTCTTGACTTTCGTATAGACCACCTAGCGCTTGTTCTGTCCAAGCTTGGCCAGCGATATCATTAAGCTCTATGGAAATTTTTAGCGATTGTGAATAGGCTTGTTTTGCTTTGTCATAATCTTTTAAATATCCGTAGTTATGAGCAAGATTAAACAAAATGATGGATTCGTTATATTTACTCTTTAATGAGCGCATAATGGCAAGAGACTCTTGCAAATATTCAATCGCCATTTTGTATTCGCTTTTGGCGCTATAAATGTTGGCCAGCGAGTTTACGGTTGAGGCAAGACCGTATTTATAATCGATAGCTTCGTATTGCTCTCGTGCTAAATTTTGATATGTGATCGCTTGTTCTAGTTGGCCTTTTTCGTAAAACTGCGTGCCTATAACAGAATAAATACCACCTAAGATTTTTTTGTCTTTTATCAATGTAAGTTTTGAGTAGATATCTTCTAACAGTTCTGAAGTTGGTTGATTTTGGATGTGGTTGATCCGCAGTTGAGCGAGTACCAAGCGAACATTCGATTCGATTAACTCTGTGGTATCACTCTTAGGTAAATACTCAGAAATCAACGATTGCGCCGTTTGCAGACGCTCAAGTGCTAAATATGTCTCAACAATAGCGACATTGACACGAACAATACTATTTTGCCATTCATTTTGCTCAGCTATCGCTAATAGAGTTTGATACTCCATTAACTGTTGTTCTGGCGTTGCAGACATATTATCTTCAATAGCAATTAACTGCTTTTGCAGCTCAGATTGGCTCGTGACTTCTGCAATAACTAGGTTAGAGAAAGTGAGCAAAATCATTGAAAATATTGTTGTTATTATTATTCGCATGCGTCCCTTGGGTTTCCTATATTAGCAACAAATGGTTTCTGCACGTTGCCTTAAAGGTGACACATTTAGATAAAAAAATCATCAATAATTTTTGCCACTAGTCCAGGGCTTAGGTTTTTTTGGCAAAACTTGTTAACCAATGGCATTTAACCCGATAAAATAAATAAAAACCAAAAACTCGGACCCAAGGACGTTATGACAACTTCTTTAAATACCTCTGACATTCAAACCCAAATGCATCAATTGGCGGAGCGCTTACACAAATACAACCATGAGTATTATGTAATGGATAATCCAACAGTGCCTGATGCTGAATATGATCGTGTATTTAGAGAGTTACAGGCTTTAGAACAAGCTAATCCGAGTTTGATATTGGCAGACTCTCCAACTCAAAAAGTCGGTGGTATGGCGCTAGATAAGTTTGAGCAAGTCACTCATGAAGTTCCTATGCTTTCTCTCGATAATGCAATGGAAGAGCCGGAGTTTATTGCTTTTAATAAACGAATTAATGACCGCTTAAAATCCGATCAAGAGTTTGAGTTTTGTTGTGAGCCTAAACTCGATGGTTTAGCGGTCAGTTTGTTATACGTCGATGGTATTTTGGTTCAGGCAGCAACACGCGGCGATGGAGCCGTGGGTGAAAATATTACCGCTAACGTCAAAACCATAAAGTCTATACCTCTTCGTTTAATAGGTGACTCGGTACCGGCAAGAGTGGAGGTTCGTGGTGAGGTGTTTTTGTGGTTAGACGGGTTTAAAGCGTTTAACGAAAATGCCCTCGCACAAGGCTCTAAACCTATGGTAAACCCTAGAAATGGTGCCGCAGGTAGCTTACGCCAACTAGACTCAAAAATTACTGCGACTCGACCGCTGGGCTTTTATGCTTATAGTTTGGGGGTGGTAAGTGACGAAGTCGAAATGCCAGATCAACACTTTGCGCGATTAGAGCAGATAAACAAGTGGGGCTTACCGCTTTGTCCTGAAGTAAAAGTTGTCAAAGGCGTCGAAGGAGTTTTAGGCTTTTACGCTGATATTCAAAAAAAGCGCAACACCCTCAACTATGAGATTGATGGCACTGTAATAAAAGTTAACGACATTGGTATTCAAGACCAGTTGGGTTTTGTTGCTCGCGCTCCGAGATGGGCAATCGCTTATAAATTTCCTGCACAAGAAGAAATGACGGTACTTCGAGACGTCGAGTTTCAGGTCGGTCGTACTGGCGCTATTACGCCAGTTGCTAAGTTAGAGCCTGTTTTTGTTGGTGGAGTGACTGTTTCTAATGCCACTTTGCACAACGCAGAAGAGATTGAGCGCTTAGGGATTAAAATTGGCGATACCGTCATCATACGTCGTGCAGGCGATGTTATTCCGCAAGTTGTTGGCGCAGTTGCTGAACGCAGGCCCGCAGATGCTCGCGATATTGAGTTTCCTGAATCTTGTCCAGTGTGCCAATCTCATGTTGAAAAGCCTGAGGGAGAGGCTGTCACCCGTTGTACGGGGGGCTTAGTTTGCGGTGCACAGCGCAAACAAGCGATTAAACATTTTGCGTCACGCAAAGCGATGGATATTGATGGCTTAGGAGATAAGATTGTCGATCAGCTGGTGGATGCTGAATTGATCTCGTCACCTGCGGATTTGTTTTCTTT is a window from the Psychrosphaera ytuae genome containing:
- a CDS encoding sensor histidine kinase; this encodes MRKEFEKLLLDISQRKEIDGGDLTVAGTKIVSACRHGLDIGRASVWKVTKEGITCQILMHKTEIEIENGVELLRSDFPSYFSAIDTERALIAHDAENDPATSEFRDVYLRPLSIKSMLDIPIRYRGKMYGIICCEHVGSTTRHWQDDEVLFVSTLAELYGRAISANYRCEYENVLKAVNANLEEVIAERTLELEKSLEELKETQSQLVESEKMAALGHLVSGVAHEVNTPLGVAVTSISAMKERLDAVFDALAKQTLTQSLLQSTLENNREAIDLALSNLGVAANLINDFKKIAVDQTHIELTEIELKDYLQHVLNTLSADANAKEVALNYEASNEVILKTYPGNVAQVISNIVKNCFHHAFEEETKGDGFQASVNVALSTHVQASGIKQCVIEVSDNGSGMTPEELEKIFEPFYTTARGKGRKGLGLAVAYNTVVGQLKGNLNVSSDKGKGTRFRVYLPMEAD
- a CDS encoding tetratricopeptide repeat-containing diguanylate cyclase, whose amino-acid sequence is MRIIITTIFSMILLTFSNLVIAEVTSQSELQKQLIAIEDNMSATPEQQLMEYQTLLAIAEQNEWQNSIVRVNVAIVETYLALERLQTAQSLISEYLPKSDTTELIESNVRLVLAQLRINHIQNQPTSELLEDIYSKLTLIKDKKILGGIYSVIGTQFYEKGQLEQAITYQNLAREQYEAIDYKYGLASTVNSLANIYSAKSEYKMAIEYLQESLAIMRSLKSKYNESIILFNLAHNYGYLKDYDKAKQAYSQSLKISIELNDIAGQAWTEQALGGLYESQESYEKALLYYNQALPFFEENKDKRNIMNIQLGRVNSLIEMGEVEKAEKEIVYLESLTNELKQSENDLTIGLMRQQAKLSAAKGDFKTAFDLQTQVTKDLQKMHERMSHEKHEELLVHYDMEKKENDNRVLQRENELKELKLQQKQREGLVWRLILAFVVIVLLVIGFLLHRLLLNRNHFQQMALKDHLTDAPNRRAILQFAERQFQITKRTKQPLTIAIIDLDYFKKINDNFGHEVGDAVLVAYAKAIKSSIRSQDMFGRYGGEEWLVVLTNTNLEDIKTIFERIKTNVSQIEIDNIEEDFAMTFSLGASQVESSDGSINEVIKRADECLYKAKEGGRNQFVTAI
- the ligA gene encoding NAD-dependent DNA ligase LigA → MTTSLNTSDIQTQMHQLAERLHKYNHEYYVMDNPTVPDAEYDRVFRELQALEQANPSLILADSPTQKVGGMALDKFEQVTHEVPMLSLDNAMEEPEFIAFNKRINDRLKSDQEFEFCCEPKLDGLAVSLLYVDGILVQAATRGDGAVGENITANVKTIKSIPLRLIGDSVPARVEVRGEVFLWLDGFKAFNENALAQGSKPMVNPRNGAAGSLRQLDSKITATRPLGFYAYSLGVVSDEVEMPDQHFARLEQINKWGLPLCPEVKVVKGVEGVLGFYADIQKKRNTLNYEIDGTVIKVNDIGIQDQLGFVARAPRWAIAYKFPAQEEMTVLRDVEFQVGRTGAITPVAKLEPVFVGGVTVSNATLHNAEEIERLGIKIGDTVIIRRAGDVIPQVVGAVAERRPADARDIEFPESCPVCQSHVEKPEGEAVTRCTGGLVCGAQRKQAIKHFASRKAMDIDGLGDKIVDQLVDAELISSPADLFSLSQEQIESLERMGPKSAANLIAAFQEAKQTTLAKFLYSLGIREVGETTAANLAQHFLTLEAIENASLEQLIEVSDVGNIVAQHVHSFFREEHNVSIINQLKEAGVNWPAIEKVEADQQPLNGLTYVITGTLSRVSRTEAKNLLVGLGAKVAGSVSAKTDYLVAGEKAGSKLTKAQDLNVPVLDEDGLVALLAEHGINP